Proteins from one Xenopus tropicalis strain Nigerian chromosome 1, UCB_Xtro_10.0, whole genome shotgun sequence genomic window:
- the LOC116408230 gene encoding E3 ubiquitin-protein ligase TRIM7-like gives MAAADLRDELSCSICLSIYTDPVSLPCGHNFCRGCIGGVLGTQEGSGRYSCPECRAEYQERPALPRNRALGNIAERFRPTETEPGETGIFCTYCLLSPVPAAKSCLLCEASLCDTHLRGHCQSAEHVLTEPTASFMGRKCSVHHKVLEYHCCEDSACICVSCCLAGGHRGHRVELLSEASEKKKEKLRKVLEKLSPEREETERGTQRLQERRREVAEAAAGETERVTALFRGIREELEALEKRLLSDISRQKEELSLTLTELIQQLEIKKDELSRKIRHIEELCNMADPLTVLQEQWESHGAAFCGAEGADTEGRERGGIKDPAVGDLDVGRISETLLTGLAGIVTGVEGRIYGQEATELVLDINTAGTGVSVSGDGKSASYSHTDRRRPRTPERFQVPQALSTRSFPSGRHYWEVEGSESGGWRVGVAYPSIERVGGQSCIGNNNKSWCFYRWNNNNYTVTHDRKDTQLPHAPSCRRIRISLDYEAGRLSFYELSEPIRHLHTFTASFTEPLHAAFCVGGGGTCVRIIS, from the coding sequence atggcggctgctgatctgagagacgagctgagctgctccatctgcctgagcatttatactgatccggtatccctgccctgtggccataacttctgccggggctgcattgggggggtgctgggtaCCCAGGAGGGGTCTGGGCgttattcctgccctgaatgcagagctgAGTATCAGGAGCGCCCTGCCCTGCCCAGGAACAGAGCTCTGGGGAACATAGCAGAGAGGTTCCGTCCGACTGAGACAgagccgggggagactgggatcttctgcacttactgtctcctctctcctgtacctgctgctaaatcctgtctcctgtgtgaggcttctctgtgtgatacccacctgagggggcactgccagtcagcagaacatgtactcactgagcccaccgcttcctttatggggagaaaatgttctgtacatcacaaggttctggagtatcactgctgtgaggactctgcctgtatctgtgtgtcctgctgcctggccggggggcaccggggccacagggtggagctgctgagtgaggcctctgagaagaagaaagagaaactgaggaaagttctggagaaactgagcccagagagagaggagactgagagaggaacccagaggctgcaggagcgcaggagagaagtggcagaagcggcagccggtgagacagagagagtcactgccctgtttaggggcatcagggaagagctggaagccctagagaagcgtctcctgagtgacatctccaggcagaaagaggagctctcactcacactcactgagctgatccaacagctggaaataaagaaggacgagctgtccaggaagatccggcacattgaggagctgtgcaacatggcagatccactcactgtcctacaggaacaatgggaatcccatggagctgccttttgtggggctgagggggcagatactgagggcagagagagagggggtatAAAGGacccggctgtaggggatctggatgtgggtcggatctcagagacattactcacaggcttagctgggattgtgactggggtagagggaaggatctatgggcaggaggctacagagctggtactggatataaacacggctgggactggtgtatctgtatcaggggacgggaaatctgcttcctactcacatacagaccggCGTCGCCCCCgaaccccagagagatttcaggttcctcaggctttaagcaccaggagtttcccctcagggcgacattactgggaagtggagggcagtgaatcagggggctggagggtaggggtggcctatcccagtatagagagggtaGGGGGTCAGTCCTgcattgggaataataacaagtcctggtgttttTACAGATggaataataataactatacagtgacACATGACAGGAAAGACACACAGTTGCCCCAcgccccttcctgcaggagaatcaggatctcattggactatgaggccggacgcctgtccttttatgagctgagtgagccaatcaggcacttacacaccttcactgcctccttcactgagccccttcatgctgcattctgtgtAGGGGGGGGAGGTACCTgtgtgagaatcattagttag